One segment of Niveibacterium microcysteis DNA contains the following:
- a CDS encoding response regulator — MGLFDQLKSILAKSPTPQAPANHADAVGTSLGQPPERRVRDRQNARPGTSALIVDDSPTIVAALRKMLNSAGYVTLEALTAEEGIEIARDLTPDIIFLDIVLPGMNGFAALRTLRRDPLTKDIPVIMISGNEQATEQFFGTRIGADDFMKKPFSRLEVFARIERLLDADMVPRRLVTASQPEVASTGSV; from the coding sequence GTGGGACTTTTCGATCAGCTCAAATCGATACTTGCCAAATCGCCGACCCCCCAAGCGCCGGCAAACCACGCTGACGCGGTTGGGACCAGTCTTGGCCAGCCCCCGGAGCGACGCGTCCGTGATCGCCAGAATGCGCGGCCCGGTACGAGCGCACTGATCGTTGACGACTCGCCGACCATCGTCGCCGCGCTTCGGAAGATGCTCAATTCCGCCGGCTACGTCACCCTTGAAGCGCTGACCGCCGAAGAAGGAATCGAGATAGCCCGCGACCTGACGCCGGACATCATTTTTCTCGACATCGTCCTTCCGGGCATGAACGGCTTCGCAGCGCTGCGCACGCTACGGCGTGATCCGCTGACGAAGGATATTCCGGTGATCATGATCAGCGGCAACGAACAAGCCACCGAACAGTTCTTCGGCACCCGAATCGGCGCCGACGATTTCATGAAGAAGCCTTTTTCACGGCTTGAAGTGTTCGCTCGAATCGAACGACTTCTTGATGCAGATATGGTGCCGCGCCGGCTGGTTACCGCTTCGCAGCCAGAAGTGGCGAGCACAGGCAGCGTCTAG
- the gyrB gene encoding DNA topoisomerase (ATP-hydrolyzing) subunit B, with the protein MSEQNQQPAYDEDSIQQLEGLEAVRKRPGMYIGDTSDGTGLHHMVFEVVDNAIDEALAGHCDDIVVTIHTDNSISVTDNGRGIPVGIKFDDKHEPKRSAAEIVMCVLHAGGKFNQNSYKVSGGLHGVGVSCVNALSKWLRLTIRRDGKKHFLEFNRGHAVDRLLEVQNGVEVSPLRVIGDTEKRGTEVHFLADEEIFGTVEFHYEILAKRLRELSFLNNGVRIRLIDQRTNREEDFAFSGGVRGFVEYINRAKTVLHPNVFYAAGATQVPVSGGGGTVELTVEVAMQWNDSYQEQVLCFTNNIPQSDGGTHLTGLRMAMTRVINKYIEENEIAKKAKVEITGDDMREGLACVLSVKMPDPKFASQTKMKLVSSEARPAVEEVVAAKLSEYLLERPIDAKTICGKIVEASRAREAARKAREMTRRKGVLDGVGLPGKLADCQEKDPALCEIYIVEGDSAGGSAKQGRDRKFQAILPLRGKVLNVERARFDKLISSEQIATLITALGTGIGKDDFKPEKLRYHRIIIMTDADVDGAHIRTLLLTLFYRQMPELVERGHIYIAQPPLYKIKHGKNERYIKDDAELDAHLLRMGLDTAQLIPSSGAAPIEGETLGELARNYLLAEAVINRVSGFIDPAALHAMLAGDINVSLTDEAAATDSAARLQASMPKGVNVRPHFDQESEAWELAVERMHHGNVRRGIIDAEFLVSGDYAQIRRAAEMINGLIGEGAEMRRGEKAAPVTSFADAIRWMFNEVERNLSKQRYKGLGEMNPDQLWETTMDPAVRRLLKVQIDDAIAADEIFTTLMGDQVEPRREFIESNALYARNIDV; encoded by the coding sequence ATGTCCGAACAGAACCAGCAACCCGCCTACGACGAAGACAGCATCCAGCAGCTTGAAGGGCTGGAGGCCGTGCGCAAGCGCCCTGGCATGTACATCGGTGACACCTCTGACGGCACCGGTCTGCACCACATGGTGTTCGAAGTCGTCGATAACGCGATCGACGAAGCGCTGGCGGGCCACTGCGACGACATCGTCGTCACGATCCACACCGACAACTCGATCTCGGTCACCGACAACGGTCGTGGCATTCCGGTCGGCATCAAATTCGACGACAAGCACGAACCCAAGCGCTCGGCGGCTGAGATCGTCATGTGCGTGCTGCACGCAGGCGGCAAGTTCAACCAGAACAGCTACAAGGTCTCAGGCGGTCTGCACGGCGTTGGTGTGTCGTGTGTGAATGCGCTCTCGAAATGGCTGCGGCTGACGATTCGTCGCGACGGCAAGAAGCACTTCCTCGAGTTCAACCGCGGCCACGCCGTGGACCGCCTGCTCGAAGTGCAGAACGGGGTCGAAGTCTCGCCGCTTCGCGTCATCGGTGACACCGAGAAACGCGGCACCGAAGTGCACTTCCTTGCCGATGAAGAGATCTTCGGCACCGTCGAATTCCATTACGAGATTCTCGCGAAGCGTCTGCGCGAGCTCTCCTTCCTGAACAACGGCGTGCGCATTCGCCTGATCGATCAGCGCACCAACCGCGAGGAAGACTTTGCCTTCTCCGGCGGCGTGCGTGGCTTCGTCGAGTACATCAACCGTGCGAAGACGGTGTTGCACCCCAACGTCTTTTACGCGGCCGGTGCCACTCAGGTGCCGGTCAGCGGTGGCGGCGGCACAGTGGAACTCACCGTCGAAGTCGCGATGCAGTGGAATGACAGCTACCAGGAACAGGTGCTGTGCTTCACGAACAATATTCCGCAGTCCGACGGCGGTACCCACCTCACCGGCCTGCGCATGGCGATGACCCGCGTCATCAACAAGTACATCGAAGAAAACGAGATCGCGAAGAAGGCCAAGGTCGAGATCACCGGCGATGACATGCGCGAAGGCCTTGCCTGTGTGCTGTCGGTGAAGATGCCCGATCCGAAGTTTGCTTCGCAGACCAAGATGAAGCTGGTCTCGAGCGAAGCCCGCCCGGCGGTGGAAGAAGTCGTCGCCGCCAAGCTGTCCGAATACCTGCTCGAACGCCCGATCGATGCCAAGACCATCTGCGGCAAGATCGTTGAGGCCTCGCGCGCCCGTGAAGCCGCCCGCAAGGCGCGTGAAATGACGCGCCGCAAAGGCGTGCTCGATGGCGTCGGCCTGCCCGGCAAACTCGCCGACTGCCAGGAGAAGGATCCCGCGCTGTGCGAGATCTACATCGTCGAGGGTGACTCCGCAGGTGGCTCAGCCAAGCAAGGCCGCGATCGCAAGTTCCAGGCGATCCTGCCGCTACGCGGCAAGGTGCTCAACGTCGAACGCGCGCGCTTCGACAAGCTCATCTCCTCCGAACAGATCGCCACGCTGATCACCGCGCTCGGGACCGGTATCGGCAAGGACGACTTCAAGCCAGAGAAGCTGCGTTACCACCGCATCATCATCATGACCGACGCGGACGTCGACGGCGCCCACATCCGCACCCTGCTGCTGACGCTGTTCTATCGCCAGATGCCCGAGCTCGTCGAGCGCGGTCACATCTACATCGCGCAGCCGCCGCTCTACAAGATCAAGCACGGCAAGAACGAGCGCTACATCAAGGACGATGCCGAACTCGATGCCCACCTGCTGCGGATGGGCCTCGACACCGCGCAACTCATTCCCTCATCGGGAGCAGCGCCAATCGAAGGCGAAACGCTCGGCGAACTCGCCCGCAACTACTTGCTCGCCGAAGCGGTGATCAACCGGGTCTCCGGCTTCATCGACCCCGCTGCGCTGCACGCCATGCTGGCCGGCGATATCAACGTTTCGCTCACCGACGAGGCCGCTGCAACCGATTCCGCAGCGCGACTGCAAGCCTCGATGCCCAAGGGTGTTAATGTCCGGCCCCACTTCGATCAGGAAAGCGAAGCGTGGGAACTGGCGGTGGAGCGCATGCACCACGGCAACGTACGCCGCGGCATCATCGACGCTGAATTCCTTGTCTCCGGTGACTACGCGCAGATCCGGCGCGCCGCCGAAATGATCAATGGCCTGATCGGCGAAGGCGCGGAAATGCGCCGCGGCGAAAAAGCGGCACCGGTTACATCCTTCGCCGACGCCATTCGCTGGATGTTCAACGAAGTCGAACGTAACCTCAGCAAGCAGCGCTACAAAGGCCTCGGCGAAATGAACCCCGACCAGCTGTGGGAAACCACCATGGACCCAGCCGTTCGTCGCCTGCTGAAAGTTCAGATCGACGACGCCATCGCCGCCGACGAAATCTTCACCACGCTCATGGGCGACCAGGTAGAGCCGCGTCGAGAATTCATCGAAAGCAATGCGCTCTACGCGCGCAACATCGATGTCTGA
- the dnaN gene encoding DNA polymerase III subunit beta, with translation MLLLTASREALLGPLQSVSGIVEKRHTLPILSNVLIEKHGDDVTLLATDIEIQIRTSGLASGGTDASFTVGARKFQDILRALSDGTEVNLKLEANRLSLHAGKSRFALQTLPASDYPRMQFNDAEAVSFTVSQKAFKRQLAQVAYSMAAQDIRYYLNGLLVVAQGNELRMVATDGHRLAFASAEIDADLPKTEVILPRKTVLELARQLADSDEPLEIALAGNQARFRFGPIELITKLIDGKFPDYERVIPQNHPKLLILGRTMLLASLHRAAILTNEKFRGVRVVLSSGSLKIISSNAEQEEAQEEIEVDYAGDSVDIGFNVTYLLDVLTNSATDEIELRLNDGNSSALITLPGDERFKYVVMPMRI, from the coding sequence ATGCTTCTGTTAACAGCTTCTCGTGAAGCCTTGTTGGGCCCCCTGCAGTCGGTTTCAGGGATCGTCGAAAAACGGCACACGCTGCCGATCCTGTCGAACGTGCTGATCGAAAAGCACGGTGACGACGTCACGCTGCTTGCTACTGACATCGAGATCCAGATCCGCACCTCCGGCCTTGCCAGCGGCGGTACCGACGCCAGCTTCACGGTCGGCGCGCGCAAGTTCCAGGACATCCTCCGCGCCCTGTCTGATGGCACCGAGGTCAACCTCAAGCTCGAGGCAAACCGCCTGTCCCTGCACGCCGGCAAGAGCCGCTTTGCGCTGCAGACGCTGCCTGCGTCCGACTACCCCCGTATGCAGTTCAACGATGCCGAGGCGGTCAGCTTCACGGTGTCGCAGAAGGCCTTCAAACGCCAGCTCGCCCAGGTCGCCTACTCGATGGCGGCACAGGACATCCGCTACTACCTCAATGGCCTTTTGGTTGTTGCTCAGGGCAACGAACTGCGCATGGTGGCCACCGACGGTCACCGCCTTGCATTCGCTTCGGCCGAAATCGACGCGGATTTGCCGAAAACCGAAGTCATCCTGCCCCGCAAGACGGTGCTTGAGCTCGCTCGCCAGCTGGCGGATAGCGATGAACCCCTCGAAATCGCCCTCGCCGGCAATCAGGCACGCTTCCGCTTTGGCCCGATCGAGCTGATCACAAAGCTCATCGACGGCAAGTTCCCGGACTACGAGCGCGTGATTCCGCAAAACCATCCGAAGCTGCTGATTCTTGGCCGGACGATGTTGCTGGCGTCGCTGCACCGCGCCGCAATTCTCACCAACGAGAAGTTCCGGGGCGTTCGTGTGGTACTGTCCTCTGGTAGCCTCAAGATCATCAGCTCGAACGCCGAGCAGGAAGAGGCTCAGGAAGAGATCGAAGTCGACTACGCCGGCGACTCGGTCGACATTGGTTTCAATGTCACCTACCTGCTCGATGTGCTGACGAACTCAGCCACCGACGAGATCGAGCTGCGGCTCAACGATGGCAACTCCAGCGCGCTGATCACCCTGCCGGGCGACGAGCGCTTCAAGTACGTCGTGATGCCGATGCGGATCTAA